The Vibrio sp. STUT-A11 region ACCCAGTTAAATTCATGCCCACTGGTGGCGTGAGTCCAAGTAACGTCAAAGATTACTTGGCCATTTCTTCGGTCTTAGCGTGTGGTGGTACCTGGATGGTGCCTGGCGACTTGATTGATAACGAGCAATGGGAAGAACTGGCTGCGCTGATTCGTGAAGTTGCGAAAATTATTGAATAATTTCTACCTTGCCAAGCTTTGAAAACTATCGTTGATAGTCAAACAAGCTTTTAGGCACTTTGCCCACGCCCGGCTCCACCGGGCGTATTTTTAAGCGTGACTTGCTATTGATTGGATTCTGCATCTTCGCGCTTGATCACTTTATGTCCATCTTCAGAAACGCCTTGTTTCCAGTAGCTGCTGATGTAGATATTTTCACGCTCGACTTCCTTTTCATTGCGGAAGTATTGGCGTAATGCACGCATTGAATCAAACTCACACGCACACCAAACTGCAGCATTGCCCTGCAACCATGTTAATTCGCGAACGGCGTCTGCCAGATTCTGTCCTTCAGTTAGCCAAATCAGTTTCATACCTGCCGGGGCGTGCAGAGGTTGAATGTCTGCGGCAGAGAGGACACTAATAACTGCATAGCCTTTTGCTTCTTCAGACAAGGTTCGGATTTTGGCCGAGAGAGCCGGGAGAGCGGTCATATCGGCTGCCATGAAAAACCAATCGGCGTCTG contains the following coding sequences:
- a CDS encoding siderophore-interacting protein: MKKKPEPKELIVTHTETITPNMQRLTLQGEALGQFPADCEGSYIKLLFNQNGSTDLQAMSEDNRPLMRTYTIRRYHPEKCSIEVDFVRHITQDLQCGFAARWAMAAQKGDTISIVGPGSISNLNTDADWFFMAADMTALPALSAKIRTLSEEAKGYAVISVLSAADIQPLHAPAGMKLIWLTEGQNLADAVRELTWLQGNAAVWCACEFDSMRALRQYFRNEKEVERENIYISSYWKQGVSEDGHKVIKREDAESNQ